The genomic window TGCCTTGGCGAATGGTTTAACACCAATTTTCTGTATTGGTGAAACTTTAGACGAGCGTAACAACGGCAGTTACTATGAAGTATTAAAAAAGCAGTTGGTAGAAGGTATTTTTAGTTTAACTGAAGAAGACTTCAAAAAATTGGTTATTGCTTACGAGCCAGTTTGGGCTATCGGTACAGGTTTGACCGCTTCTCCAGAGCAAGCGCAAGATATTCATGCTTTTATCCGCAGTGAAATTCAAGCTAACTATGGTTTCAACGTGGCTGATGATACAACCATTTTATATGGTGGTAGCTGTAATCCAGGCAACGCTGCAAGTTTATTTTCTCAGAACGATATTGATGGCGGCCTAATTGGTGGTGCATCGCTAAAATCACGCGATTTTACAGATATTATTAAAGCATTAAATAGCTAAATGCAATATACAAAAGCAATATTTACATTTAAAAGTATCGAAGATTATCAACAGGACCTGCTTATTAGCGATCTTGCCGATTTAGGCTTCGATACTTTCGAAGATAGTGAGGGTGGTTTTACGGCTTTCGTAATCAAAGACAACCTTAACGAGCAGGAATTAAAAGATCTCCTGGCAAATTATAGTGAAGAATTTGCAACAGCATATACTTTAGAAGATGTTGCCGACGAAAACTGGAATGCCGAATGGGAGAAAAACTTTAGTCCGCTGATTATTGATGATGTATGTTATGTAAGGGCAACCTTTCATGAGCCTCAGCCATCATATCCGTACGAGATCGTAATCGATCCTAAAATGGCTTTTGGTACTGGTCATCATCAAACAACCACAATGGTAATGCAGTATATTTTAGCTGCTGATTTAAAGGATAAAAATATCCTGGATATGGGCTGTGGTACCGGTATTTTGGCCATTCTGGCTGCAAAACTGGGCGCTAAAAGCTTAATGGCCATCGATTATGATGATATCTGTTATGAAAGTACCATAGAAAATGCCGCACTTAACCAGGTAGATAACTTAAAAGCGCTTTGTGGTAGTAAAGAGGTGATTCCTAACGACGAATACGATGTTGTTTTTGCCAATATCAATA from Flavobacterium sp. W4I14 includes these protein-coding regions:
- a CDS encoding triosephosphate isomerase (product_source=KO:K01803; cath_funfam=3.20.20.70; cog=COG0149; ko=KO:K01803; pfam=PF00121; superfamily=51351; tigrfam=TIGR00419), with translation MRKKIVAGNWKMNLDYNEGVSLFSEIVNMVKDERKGDQLAIICSPFIHLNSLAKLGGNDVKIGAQNISDKESGAYTGETSAKMVKSVGAEYVILGHSERRQYFAESNALLAEKTKVALANGLTPIFCIGETLDERNNGSYYEVLKKQLVEGIFSLTEEDFKKLVIAYEPVWAIGTGLTASPEQAQDIHAFIRSEIQANYGFNVADDTTILYGGSCNPGNAASLFSQNDIDGGLIGGASLKSRDFTDIIKALNS
- a CDS encoding ribosomal protein L11 methyltransferase (product_source=KO:K02687; cath_funfam=3.40.50.150; cog=COG2264; ko=KO:K02687; pfam=PF06325; superfamily=53335; tigrfam=TIGR00406); the protein is MQYTKAIFTFKSIEDYQQDLLISDLADLGFDTFEDSEGGFTAFVIKDNLNEQELKDLLANYSEEFATAYTLEDVADENWNAEWEKNFSPLIIDDVCYVRATFHEPQPSYPYEIVIDPKMAFGTGHHQTTTMVMQYILAADLKDKNILDMGCGTGILAILAAKLGAKSLMAIDYDDICYESTIENAALNQVDNLKALCGSKEVIPNDEYDVVFANINRNILLDQIHRYAEVLKAGGKIFFSGFYLDPDLGMITAECAKYGIQYVDHKQNGDWVAAQFEKK